In Spirosoma pollinicola, the genomic window GTAACTTTTTGGTGTTGAACTTCTTAACAATAAAGTCCTGCTGTATGGTGTCGATCAGTTTCACCAGATCGAAATCCCGTTCATCTAATCCTTTGGCAAATTCATTAACATTTTGCGCAGAAAGGGTCTGATTTTGCAGAGTCAGTTCGCCCCGGCTATTGCGTTGCACCACAAAAGCCTCAATAAGATAGCCCAGAAACTCGTGATTCAGTAATGAATAAACGATTTGAAACGGCTGCAAAGGCGATACTTTCATGATAAACAATACTGTTCTTTCCCGATCCCATTGAGGACGAGACGAACGCAGGAAAAAGGTGAACAATTCTCCAGGAGAAACTGCGTGGATAAGCCTGTTGGCAGATGCGAAAAACTCAGGCAAACTTGCTCATTATGAACATTTTACCAGATAATCACATTTGTCAAAGGTGTCAAATATACGAATCAATATAAAATGTACAAGAGAGAATCTGACAAAATCAGTAAATGGTAAAATCCATCGCTCAGCCACGATGAAAATGCTTGACACAGTTAACGATATACCGGGCAAGGATCTGAAAAATGAACAATCAGCGCAAGGGGAAACGATTTTGTTAGGGTTAGGTAAAAATGGGTAGTATAGTAGGAGAATTAAATTAAATTCTGTTTAAATAGATAGCCTAATAAGTAAGTAAGGTATTAATTATCAGTAGTTTATAAATGAGCTTACTTGTGCTTTAAGCAACTTTATCGATAGGTGTTAGTTACTCCTAAAACTAATTTACTCATATACGTATGGAAAGGAAAGGATCTGTTGCGTCGCCAGCTAACAAGGGCTATTTTGAGCGCTTTGCCTCGACCGTAACGCAGGCAACCGGTAGCTCGGCCGCTTTTATCATCGCTTTTTTCACCGTAATCATCTGGGCAGTAACGGGCCCGCTGTTTCATTATTCCGAAAATTGGCAACTGGTTATCAATACCGGCACCACCATTGTGACGTTTCTGATGGTATTCCTGATTCAAAAAGCGCAAAATAAAGATTCGATGTCGGTGCAACTTAAATTGAACGAATTGATAGCAGCCACAAAGGGAGCCAGTAACCGGCTGGTATCGGTAGAGAACCTGACCGAAGATGAATTGAAGGTCTTGCAGGACCATTATAAGATGATGGCCGAGTTAACCCGGCAGGCATCCGATCTGCGGCAATCGCACTCTGTAGAAGAAGCCATAAAAGACACCGCCGAAAAGTTAGAGGACGAAATGGGCACTGGTCATACACTGTAAAAATTGCCGTTAATAAATGCGTTGAAACAGGCCTTAAATCGTAAATTTTTGGTTGGCAATTCGTTTTTAGTCATGTCAGGATAAACACTTAATTTCGTATTTAAATTAGATAAATTCTATGTATTTATAGATTGTTTATATCCTTAATTTTGGTTATTTTTAATCTATGAAGCATATATCTATATTAGTTCCGGAAGGGCACACCAGTTTGACAAATATTGAGGGCGCCCATCAAATACTTTCCGAAGTAAATTCCTCTCTAAGTAGTATGGGGAAGCCTCCTTTATTCACCGTTCAGTTGATTGGAATTTCTGAAGAAACTAAACAACGAAATGGTTTATTTACCGTAAAGCCAGATCGACTAATAGAGGATATAAAAAAGACAAATCTGATTATTATACCGGCTCTGCATGGTGATCCAATAAAAGCGCTGGAACGAAATAGAGAATTCATACCCTGGATCATACATCAGCGGAAACAGGGTGCCGAAATAGCCAGCTTTTGCGTAGGTGCTTTCTTCCTGGCCTCGACTGGTTTGCTAACCGGCAAACAGTGCGCTACCCATTGGAAACTTGCCAATGAGTTTAGGGCCATGTTCCCGGATGTAAATCTGGTGGATGATAAGATCATGACCGAAGAAGACGGCATTTACACCAGTGGTGGCGCTTATTCGTATTTAAATCTACTTGTTTACCTGATCGAAAAATACGCTGGCCGCGATATGGCGATCTTAACGGCCAAGGCGTTTATGATTGATATAGACCGCACCAGTCAATCGCCTTTTATTATTTTTCAGGGCCAAAAGGGG contains:
- a CDS encoding low affinity iron permease family protein, whose amino-acid sequence is MERKGSVASPANKGYFERFASTVTQATGSSAAFIIAFFTVIIWAVTGPLFHYSENWQLVINTGTTIVTFLMVFLIQKAQNKDSMSVQLKLNELIAATKGASNRLVSVENLTEDELKVLQDHYKMMAELTRQASDLRQSHSVEEAIKDTAEKLEDEMGTGHTL
- a CDS encoding GlxA family transcriptional regulator, with product MKHISILVPEGHTSLTNIEGAHQILSEVNSSLSSMGKPPLFTVQLIGISEETKQRNGLFTVKPDRLIEDIKKTNLIIIPALHGDPIKALERNREFIPWIIHQRKQGAEIASFCVGAFFLASTGLLTGKQCATHWKLANEFRAMFPDVNLVDDKIMTEEDGIYTSGGAYSYLNLLVYLIEKYAGRDMAILTAKAFMIDIDRTSQSPFIIFQGQKGHEDEPIRKAQAFIESNFQAKITVDQLADMLALGRRSLERRFKKATCNTVTEYIQRVKIEAAKKELETSRKNINEVMYNVGYSDTKAFRIIFKKTTGMTPINYRNKYNNEGVFV